TTTTGAAAAATTAAATGtatgatgaaaaaaaaaaatacaaatctgaaAGTTATATCTGTGTAAACACCTTTTAACATGGttctataaggttctatctgcaatcCAATCCCAAATAATACGATTTAAGGTGACATACTTATTGAGTCCTGACGAGGAAGAGATCACAAGACAGTTCTGAGATCTGGCACTTAAAAAATACTCATTATCTCAAAACTATACATTTCGCAGATAGAACCTTGCTGTCCCGAATCCTTGATTATTCATATCATAGGTTCTGCTCAGAAGAATGGCCATAACGTAAGCTCTTTGTGGTAGAAATACAGGTACCTTAGAGCATATTTGAGGCCCTTAGGAGAGGCATTGCTGTTTTTGTCTACAAAAATCTTCATGGAAGGGGTATTTCACTAAAATTTCAAACGTACCACATTTTTGTTGATAACTAGCAAGTACTTTGCTGACTTTGGGTGTCAGAGACCAGACAAATATATCAGTTTACTCATCCAGAGCTAGGCTTCAGCAATTTTGTTAGTTATCCATAGGATATAGTCCATTTGACATTTTAGGGAACTATCACTTTAACAAATCTGCGATGAACATGAATTATTATATTTGATGATGTGGTTAGAAAAAAGGAAGGTTATTCCCTTTATTTAATCATTAAATGTCTGTACTATTGAAATTGAAGTAATTGTAACATTCTATGCCAGATAGAAACTTTTGACTGAACCCAGATTTCTGCTATTGCACCCccaatttaattacattttttcaaATAACTTTTGATACTCTACACTTTAGGTTAAGGTTATGAAAGAAGAATTCACTACATAACAGTTCTGAGATCTGGGTTGTGAAAACTAATGCTCAATATCTCAGAACAATGCTTTGCGCAGATAGGACTGTAAGGTTCTAAGGTCTCAAATTGTCTTGCTAGCGTGCTGCAAGGGGTCCATCCCTCACCCCTCCTGGGTCAGCAGAGGGAGAAGAAAGGGGTAACAGGGATGGATGAGGGAGGGGGTAGAACAACCTCCTTTCCAGTCTTTTAAGCCTggttcacactgcaggccttaattctcaaatcagttttgtttttcaaatccgtTTTGGAATACTcactgtccaaacagcaagttacaagtgaccaaatcagatctgtgtgtgttcagacagcagtcattttcTGACATGGCTACGCTAGTTGTCATAGGTGTGTGCGCAGTTGTGTAGactgattggtggtggtgcttgTAATTCTTGTCACTCAGAAGTtgtagcaagctaaggtgacaacaatgcCTGCAGTGGACATTTCCcaaaatcatagtgtaagaacaCTTTTAAAGCCACAAAGGATAAGATCAATCAATTCAACTACCAAAACAAGTATTTTTGTTAGCTAGCCACAGccatcaactagctagctagttagctttcTAGCGCACTCACTAATTTATCTtccacatgttcttgtcaaactgtcaacagagtagctagcgaGCAACAAGCTATGCAAATAAGTCTAAAAACCACTTGAGGGCAAaccaggaatcagatttgtatctgACTGACACCTATGAAGGTGGTTTGAAATATCCtattccatgtgctttttggctgttcagGCTACAGGAAAAATAACAGATTCGAATCAGATATGCAAACAATTGGGATTTGATACACTTCCAGCTGCCAATGTGAGCTAGGCTTAAGAGAGCTGCATTCTGGtattttctcccccctctccactgCTGGGTTTTAGGGGCACAGAAGAGGAGTGTGAGGAGGGCCAGGCAACACTGACTGCCCCTCAGAGAGGGAGGTTCAGGGGTTTCTTATTTCTTATGGAAATGGAACCACTGCAGAGCTTCATTCTCTGTGTGCTAGACGTGATACTGGAGGTCACAACAGAGCCCTGCTCCTCTTTATACCAGCCCCTTCCTGTTCCATCTGTGTGCGTATTCTGTTCGTAATTACTTGAGGTAAAACATCCCTGAGTGTTGGCATTCATTGTGTTGTATGACTCACATTGTTACATAAACACACTGCAGAATACATAACTGAAGTTTTTAGTTGTCTGGGCAGGTCAACTCAAAATCGTTTTTTACTAAAGAGTTTGAAATCAAAAAGGTTAAAGCATTTCAGACAAGGGAGTACCAGCGTGACCAAAAATAAGCCATGGGGAACCAGACACACACCCTCAGTCCTTTATTTTATAGTACTTACCCCCACACAACCAACCTGAGGGCACCTTTGCCAATACAGGTTTAGAAAACATTACTTAAGTCTGTAGATCTATTGGCTGTGTTGTGATTTCCAACACTGTTTAGCCTGGTGTTTAGGCTCAAACAGGCCTCTCCATTCCTAGAAGGTAGGATTTCTGATTCAAGACTGCCGCTTTCTCCTAACAAATGTGCATGTTCACACAAACACCCTCTAAGGGTTTGACAGAAATTAAGCCTGCACAAACAGAGGCTGGGTTCATAATGTAACTTGACACATTCTCCCAGGACACAGAGGCGTAGTCATTAAGCAGATTCAGTTGAAGGTTTCTTAAAAACGGAGGGACATACCCGAATTTCTCCAATAGAAATGTATATAAAGACATTCTACCTAATGACTACATCCAGGAAACTGCCGATAGATCCCTCTGTGGCTGGTGTAGAGCATGTCCAGACACAGGTGTGCCCTTAAGCCAAGCCAGTGCTGGAGGTACAGACAGGCCTGGTCCTGAGAGCGAACACAGAAAGTGATTAACGCACCACTCATACAAACCCCAAGGCCACTCATGCCAACTAGACCTGAAAGGAGCAGAAGGGTATAATGGTCCTGCCCTATGGTTAGGTGCCATTTTTTTGCCAAATACTATACAAGCCTTTCAGAGCAACACATGGACTTAGAGCAGAGGCGGGGGCATCCTGAGTGACGCAGCATCAGTGCAAAAGGTCtgtctggttcaaatccaggctgtatcacagccagcCATGGTTGGGAGCCCCATattgcggcgcacaattggcccagcattacTCCATCATTGTAAAGAGTTTGTTCGTAACTGGTTAAATTGAAAGCGTAATGTTGACAGGTTCCCTTGGGTCACAAAAGGAATAGATCACTTACAATGTGCTACAGGTGCAAAGCTGTGTTGATTAGGGACACAAATGTAAATTGAAACCGACCACAGCAAGAGACAATGTGAATTCATAAAGGTTTATTGTAATAAAATTGTGACAAACTGTACAAATATTTATAGATGCACAAGTCATTTAAAATAGTTACTTTAAATGCTTACTGTGCTTCAAATAGCTTACAAACTATATCCTTCCCCTGTCTAGAACAGTAAGCAATGGTGAGCTGCTCAACAGCTCGGTAGGAAGAAGAGGATGCTACAGAGGGCTGAGAGCACCACACTACCTGGCAGTGCTAGACGTTAAAATGACGCCAACAACCACCTCACAGCTTATTCTACCTGGGGGGGATAACAGAAGACttcccaacaacaacaaaaattcacAATAGTGAAATATTAAAATCCTAACCCCTTTTTGAACATGTTGACAGCACAAGCCATTTTAAATTATTAATGTTATGTCTACTGGGATGCAAGAGGTGTGAAATTAGTTTGCCATACTCCAATTTTTCTTAACACTGGCTATTGTGAAAAAATAATCTATGAAAGTTAGGCAGTATTCCTCAAAGGTGTTTGGGCAGCAGACGTCACATTGAGGCAGTAAAACCCTTTTAGAGGCAGCTTTTTTTGCAACTGGGAAGTCAGACATTTTGTCTTGAGTCTTTGATTTCAGGGCACAGATAGGTGACGTGGTCCCGTAAGATTACAAACCAGCAGTGAACTGAATTATAAAaccacatttttgtaaatgtataggTTACGGAACAAATACTTGACTCCAGTTATACGATTATTTTAGTTTAAAAGTGGCGTGAAGTATTACACCATGAGAAACTAGCATCAGAATCCCAGAGATGTTGTGTTTACACTTAACAGAGCCCATGCTTGCATGTAGTGTGCTAATACCACAGGACATAAGCACACTACATACTGAGAGTCCCAGCAGTGCAATTAGAGCCTATGGGCTGGTAGTCAAACATTCAAAAGTGctacccaacgctctaacaaatACCAGGTGCTTTTAGAATACGCAAATTCAATTAAATAAGCAATCAAGTTAATTTAATAGGGGGAAACACTATGAAATGAAAATACAAAAAGGATCACTGTGGGTGGTCGATGGCCTTCACACCGATGCGGTTTGGCGTCGCGGTAGTGCCTGAACCACACTAGCTCGAGACAGTCATCAGGTAGTTCTTCGGAGGGCTAGTGCGGCCACCGATCAGAAACTGATTCTTGCAGTTGTGTGTGGGGTCAGGGCTAGGGGCTGCTGCGGGCGCTAGGGACTCTGCCTCATAGAGGACACAAATGGAGCCATCCTCCCCGATGCGGTAAGAGACCTCAAAAGGGTCCACCCAGAGTGTCAGCTCCCGGGGAAGGAGGGCAAAGAGCTGATCGCTAGTAAGTCCGATCCGACCAGCAGCCCTGCCAATGATTGGGTCCATTTCATGATTCATTCTGATGCAGCGGTAGCCAGAGCCCTTCTGTGGTCTGTCAGGGAACCAGTGGTTCTGGTAGTGCTCTGTGAAGAGAAAATGACACGAAATTAGAAGTCAACGTGCTGCTTTGAAAACAAAGCCCCAGACAAAACAGCTGATGCTAGCAATAGACAAGACAACCTCTTTTGAATGAGTTTGAATTACTGATATGGGATACTACTACCCATCAACTTTTGCCGACATCGCTCGCCGCCCCAAATATAGCTATGCTCGAGAATAGACAGTTGGTCGATCCGATTGGGCCTAATTACTAGTATAGTCTCGAGACAAGCTTACCTAGGCTAACGAGAACTTGCTGCCTTGCAAAAACAGCAAAGCAATTCGACTAAAAATCGTGAAAAAGACACTTAAGCAACAGGTTGGCATTGCATTTCAACATGATCTAATATAGGTAGAGCATTTGGCTGAAATTAAGTATTAAATCGATAAAACAAGACAGAAAGCGAACGTTCGCTAGCTAACAGTCAGTTGAACAGACaaaggctagctaacgttagctaggttgaCGCTAGTAAACAAGCAACCAGTTTGTATAGGAAGCCATTTCGACATGAACTTTAGTACCGAGCAAATCTATTTCTGTAGGAAATGGCTAACCTAATTACCTGATAATGACTGTTGAAGACAATCTCTGAAATCATGGAGTTGGTGTTCGCTCAGGAAGCCTCTTGTTCTCAATAGCCTGGAAACAAAGGTTGCTGCGGCCGTTACTTCGGGGCCTATTTCACTTCTAGAAGAGTATGCTTGGTTCATTTTGCCCGCAAAAAAAGTTACTTCAGCTCGAAGATAAGACGTTTTTTTCGTCAGGAATGCAGTGTGAGGCAGAGGTACCGTaaactaacgttggctagctagctgaaaAAGCTATGCGGGCCTCACTCCAGTCCAGGGCGAATCCTTCAGTAAATGGAATCTTCAAGTCAGAAGCAGTAATATCAACGCACCAAGTTGGCTCTGGCCAACGTAACAATCAGCATTctttatcccccccaaaaaatgtttcgCTTGATGCTGTGGCCTCTCAAACAGCACTTCCAAGTTCTCTTTGTGCTTACATTACGTCTTGTGGCCTCTTTTTATCAAGGGACAGAGAATGGATGACGTTCCTCAAGTACCCGTTTTGAGTGATTGGCATTTTAACCAATGGGATTCACAGAGAAAGCGCACACACTGTGCGATGTGATTGGTTCACATCGTGGAAAACAATCCGAgagtgtggtgggattaacatGCAAATAGGGTTCCGTCCAACACCAAATATAGAAACTGACGTCAAACCCTGCTCTAAAAGTATTTGTGACGACAGTACGATAAAAACACCCCTTACCGTAAATTTCAAACGAGAACATTTATGTTTTTCTCGTTTATGGTTTTTCCACTACACTAACTACCGTCTTTAACAACAATTGACATCAACTCAAAATAGGTTTGATGACAAAATAGTTATTGTTTAAACTTTGCAGATACAGTAAACACGCTACACCAGGAAGAAAAGCAGCGAGAGAAGTTATTCGATCCCCTTCAGCCAAGTGAAATGAACACACTGTTATTGACAAACACATTAATCCCAAATATGCATCCAAGTATTAAACACAACATATTTAATTGAATCAATGCCAATACAGTTTTATGTGGTTAAATACTTTCTCGACTGCGGGGGACAAACTGTTCAATCACAGCGTTCAAGTGTGTGGAATTGTGATTCCGTTCCGCTGGTGCTACTTCAGTGACATCTGGTGGTTGGGAATTCAAATAGAATTGTGCAGTTTTACCCGTCAGTGAACTGTAGTCAGTGTAGACCGCAGCGTAGAGAGTCGTCAGTCTGAAAAAACATATTAGCTTATATTTTAGAAAACACAATGTGAACATGTTGGCTATATGAGAAATCCATTCTCAACAGGAGCAGTAGGCCTCAGATCAAACACTTTCTGGTatttgccatctggtttgctctttgTCCTCCTGGGCCTTTTGACCTGCCTATTAGTATCATGGTGTTCCAGTTAGATTTATTTTAGTGGGGTGGCGTAGTAATGGGGGACAAGATCCATATCTAGTTCTCCAGAGCCACTGAGATGTATTTTCTCTTGTGGCCGACTGCCTGTTGCTTAAATGCCACAACCACATGCTTGACCTGCTTGTCTGAATAGCAAATGAACTTTAGCATTTATGCTCACGCAGCAAAGGCCACAGCAGCTCCTGaggttgtgtgtatgtgattgGTCTTCTCGCAGGTAAGGGCATGGCTGGTTTCTGGTCCATTGCAAATTGAAGAGTTCAACCCCACCGGCTTAATATTTACATTTCTGATCCTGTGGGtttagatcagggatgggcaactggtggcCCCCCTTTTGTAGAAATGTACTTACTGTTTGTTGAGAGCCAGAATAGAAGAATATATAAGGGGCAATTTGTCTTAAAACTTGTATGAAAGTGAGGGAGGTAATTGGTTGCTCAGCTTCAATGGTTATGACACCTCTGATGTTGTTGCCTGTCTCGACCAGACAATGACCATAGATACTGTAACAGAGTGACCCCTGGCCTGGCTAGACTCCAGCCCCTCTCCATGGTCCATCTAGAAGGGATCGTCAGTTAGTGTTTCAGCATAAGCCCATGATGTTTCCTGAGGGTATTATGACACCCTTCCTAAATGTTATGCTATATTTGGATGGGATGATGTCACTGTCGCAGTAATGGAAGGCTTCAAGCACAGAACCCCCTCACCATGGCAACACCACAGAATGATTTTCAGCCAAAAGCGGgagttttctttctttttttccccctttttgaTGTGATCTGCTGTTGATTTTCTTGCAACTTTGCATTCCATTTGTGTAGTTTATTCCTctcattttgtgtgtgtttgtagctgGGTGTGTGAATGCAAACGGCTGCATGTATGATTGCctttttgttgtgaaataggaaatCTGAATATCCTTCTATTTCTTTTATTCCGAGCGGTATATGATAACTCCAGCATGTTATAATAAGTCCACGCCAAATACCTTGTATGACTCCAGTCTGTATCTCTTAAGTTTAAGCAGTTTTGCTCAGAAATCCCATTTGATTACTTTATGCATGAAAGGTACTGTATCACTTGTCAAGTGTATGAAAGCTGTGAAAAGTCTCTCCTGCCTCAAACTAGTCACACACGTCCTAACCAACTTATTACTGTATCAATCATGTCTCTAATAAATGTGCTGCCTGGGAATGTTCCTGGAGCTGAGGATCTGCTCTCCGGTGACAGACTCGGACATTGGCTGGATGGCTTGTGAAAACAGGGCATTCCAATCATCAATGGCATTCGAAATCAAATCCTAACGTATTCAAAAAGTATTGAAAGGATCTCCACACACTTTACAAATGGAAAGGAAAAGGAAGAAATACTGTTCATATTGTACAGTACATCTAGGCAGGTAGTGATAGAtgcctgaggagagagaggctatGTTGGAGTGTGATGGACAGATGGATAGAGTCAGAGTCATCACAGTGGACTGACTCCTAGCAAGCCATCTGGCCCTCAGGACCCCACTCTCCCCACCCATACTCAGTTCTGaactctacagagagagacaaaaatgTGTTCTGTTTGATGCTAAATGAACTAATGGAACCAACCATGCTAATGGGACTTTTCTCTTGCTTTGCATGTTGGTCTATTGGAAGTGGAACACAGCTGCAGGTAGAAGTAGCCTGTAGCCACAGATTTAGGATCATCCCTGtctgattagttgaatcaggtgtgtttgtgcttgtATTGCCTATAATTCAGGAACTCATGCTACCCAGGTGTTGTGTACTATGCATGAATTCCTGCTGCCTCAGGGCCACTTCCTGTTCTGATTGAGTGACCTTTGATACCCGCGCTGTGTGGGCAGCATGGAGCCACCTACAGGTGGAGGCTGACTCCGTACTCTGGAGCCTCAGGTGATGTCTGCTCTCACACATTATGGCATGGTCACGGGCTTTacccacacatatatacacacacatgcacatggacacacacacacacatatacacgtactcacacatacattcacaGAGCCACGCACATATaagcactcacatacacacatgcacaaatgCATGGACGTAAGCattcacatacacacccacacatgaaAGCATACTCACACACCCCTTAGCACTTCTCCTAGCTCATCTGATGAGAGTTGACATCTCCCTCAAGCCCCGTCGTGTTTGCCACCCACGAcatatctctctttctcgttctctctgcctctttttctctattcctctctcccgctcttcttccctctcagcttctgtttctttctccctctcttcaatctttctctgccctctctctctacttctctctctcacacacacacacactatctccctccttcccacctctATGTGTGTATTTCTCAAAAAAAATATGTGTTGCACTCAGCCATGAAAGAGAAGCTCAGCCATGTGAGAGAAGCTCAGCTTTTCAATCAAAATTCTATTGGTCTTCTCACAGGATAAGGGCATGGCTGGTTTCTGGTCCATTGCAAATTGAAGAGTTCAACCCCACAGGCTTAATATTTACATTTCTGATCCTGTGGGtttagatcagggatgggcaactggcggtCCCCCTTTTGTAGAGCCGCGGATCAATGTACTGACTGTTTATTGAGAGCCAGAATAAGTGAAtatacaaggtgcaatttcgaaatgtggttgtgcatcagcagtttttctcttgtgaTCTTAGTcgctgacagtcactcaattagccatttTGGCTaaatgggtagaattgcaggaaatttgtttTAAAATTGCTAAATTgctaaaatgtgtagaattgcagaaaacttgCTCTACAGGTTCAATGCAGCCAGCTATctaacttgtagtaatcatggttgaattattctttttttatttaacctttatttaaccaggtaagctagttgagaacaagttctcatttgcaactacgacctggccaagaaagcatagcagttcgacacatacaacaacacagaattacacatggaatgaacaaaacatacagtcaatattacagtagaaaaaaaaagtctatatacagtgagtgcaaataaggtcaaataagggagttaaggcaatgaataggccatggtggcgaagtaattacaatatggcaattaaacactggaatggtagatgtgcaaaagatggatgtgaaagtagagatactgtggtgcaaaaggagcataataaataaatacagtatgggaatgaggtagatagatgggctgtatacagatgggctatgaacaagtgatctgtgagctgctctgacagatggttcttaaagctagtgagggagatgggaatctccagcttcagtgatttttgcagttcgttccagtcagtggcagcagagaactggaaggaaaggcgaccaaatgaggaattggctttgggggtgaccagggagatatacctgctggagcgtgtgctacgagtgggtgctgctatggtgaccagcgagctgagatagggtggagctttacctagcagagacttgtagacaACCTGTAGCCAGTgcgtttggcgacgagtatgaagcgagggccagccaacaagagcgtacaggtcgcagtggtgggtagtatatggggctttggatggcactgtgatagactacatccaatttgctgagtagagtgttggaggctatttcatagatgacatcgccaaagtcaaggatcggtaggatggtcagttttacgagggtatgtttggcagcatgagtgacggaagctttgttgcgaaataggaaaccaATTCTAGAAGTattttttgattggagatgcttgatgtgagtctgga
This sequence is a window from Oncorhynchus kisutch isolate 150728-3 linkage group LG1, Okis_V2, whole genome shotgun sequence. Protein-coding genes within it:
- the LOC109893040 gene encoding protein BTG2; translation: MNQAYSSRSEIGPEVTAAATFVSRLLRTRGFLSEHQLHDFRDCLQQSLSEHYQNHWFPDRPQKGSGYRCIRMNHEMDPIIGRAAGRIGLTSDQLFALLPRELTLWVDPFEVSYRIGEDGSICVLYEAESLAPAAAPSPDPTHNCKNQFLIGGRTSPPKNYLMTVSS